From Methanobrevibacter olleyae, the proteins below share one genomic window:
- the mer gene encoding 5,10-methylenetetrahydromethanopterin reductase produces MKFGIEFVPNQPLDEIVSLVKLAEDVGFEYAWITDHYNNKNVYETLALLANATETIKLGPGVTNPYVRSPAIAASAIATIDEISDGRATFGIGPGDKATFDSLGIEWTKPVSTIKAAIADINTLLAGGKTEGGAALGGVKAVQEHIPIYMGAQGPKMLETAGEIADGVLINASNPKDYESAMPMIKKGIGDQDKTFDVGAYTATSIGPDSDAAKNAAKIVVAFIAAGSPPPVIARHGLPDGFNEQMGAFLAKGDFGGAIGAVTDEALDAFAVCGTPDEFIPKIEGLAEMGVTQYVAGSPVGKNVEESIKLLGDVIASF; encoded by the coding sequence ATGAAGTTCGGTATCGAATTTGTTCCAAATCAACCTTTGGATGAAATTGTAAGTTTAGTAAAATTAGCAGAAGATGTCGGTTTTGAATACGCATGGATTACTGATCACTACAACAACAAAAACGTATATGAAACCTTAGCATTACTTGCAAATGCAACTGAAACTATTAAATTGGGTCCTGGTGTAACCAACCCATATGTAAGAAGTCCTGCAATTGCTGCTTCTGCAATTGCTACTATTGACGAAATTTCTGATGGAAGAGCTACCTTCGGTATTGGTCCTGGTGACAAAGCTACTTTCGATTCATTAGGAATTGAATGGACTAAACCTGTATCTACTATTAAAGCAGCTATCGCTGATATTAACACATTATTAGCAGGTGGAAAAACTGAAGGTGGAGCAGCATTAGGTGGAGTAAAAGCTGTACAAGAACACATACCTATTTACATGGGTGCACAAGGTCCTAAAATGTTAGAAACTGCTGGTGAAATTGCTGACGGTGTATTAATTAATGCTTCTAACCCTAAAGATTATGAATCCGCTATGCCTATGATTAAAAAAGGAATTGGCGACCAAGATAAAACATTTGATGTAGGTGCATACACTGCTACTTCAATTGGTCCTGACTCTGATGCAGCTAAAAACGCAGCAAAAATCGTAGTTGCATTTATTGCAGCAGGTTCCCCACCTCCAGTAATCGCAAGACATGGATTACCTGATGGATTCAACGAACAAATGGGTGCATTCTTAGCTAAAGGTGACTTTGGTGGAGCTATTGGTGCAGTAACTGATGAAGCACTCGATGCTTTCGCTGTATGTGGTACTCCTGATGAGTTTATTCCAAAAATTGAAGGCTTAGCTGAAATGGGTGTAACTCAGTATGTAGCAGGATCTCCTGTAGGTAAAAACGTAGAAGAATCTATTAAATTATTAGGAGATGTAATTGCTAGCTTCTAA